Proteins from a genomic interval of Leifsonia shinshuensis:
- the gcvPB gene encoding aminomethyl-transferring glycine dehydrogenase subunit GcvPB produces the protein MTLPVAPKPALRRFHQARWDEPIVFELHTPGERGVIPSRTEDGVRAAVGDVVAELPASLRRGSAPALPELGQLRVLKHYLRLSQENLGADLNVDVGQGTCTMKYAPKVNEAIIRTPDLTELHPLQDPETAQGVLEIVWRTERMLAEISGMSRVSLQTSGGSEAIWANISMIRAYHASRGESEQRDEVITTIFSHPSNAAAAKMAGYKVITIFPDADGYPDVEALRAALSERTAAIMVTNPEDTGIYNPRIREWVELAHSVGALASYDQANANGILGITRARDAGFDVCHFNLHKTFGTPHGCGGPGSGANAVSEALAPFLPGPVVEKVGDRYVLDTDRPQSIGSVAPFYGVIPNIVRTYAWLRALGAPGLRAVAETAVLNNNYLMKLVLDIPGASAPYATGRRRIEQVRYSWQELFEETGISSEEIGIRASDFGMHYWTSHHPYVVPQPFTLEPTESYSKAELEEYARVLAEVAREARETPEVVRTAPHNQTVHHTHHDDLDDPERWAVTWRAYRRKHFGEGAAVESSAVEREAAVV, from the coding sequence ATGACGCTCCCCGTCGCCCCCAAGCCCGCTCTGCGGCGCTTCCACCAGGCCCGCTGGGACGAGCCGATCGTCTTCGAGCTGCACACGCCCGGCGAGCGCGGCGTGATCCCGTCGCGCACCGAAGACGGCGTGCGCGCCGCCGTGGGCGACGTGGTCGCCGAGCTGCCGGCCTCGCTGCGCCGCGGCTCCGCGCCCGCGCTCCCCGAACTCGGCCAGCTGCGGGTGCTCAAGCACTACCTCCGGCTCAGCCAGGAGAACCTCGGCGCCGACCTCAACGTCGACGTGGGCCAGGGCACCTGCACCATGAAGTACGCGCCGAAGGTCAACGAGGCGATCATCCGCACCCCCGACCTGACCGAGCTGCACCCGCTGCAGGACCCCGAGACCGCGCAGGGCGTGCTGGAGATCGTCTGGCGCACCGAGCGGATGCTCGCGGAGATCTCCGGGATGAGCCGCGTCTCGCTCCAGACGAGCGGCGGCTCGGAGGCGATCTGGGCGAACATCTCGATGATCCGCGCTTACCACGCCTCGCGCGGCGAGTCGGAGCAGCGTGACGAGGTGATCACCACGATCTTCTCGCACCCGTCCAACGCCGCCGCCGCGAAGATGGCCGGCTACAAGGTCATCACGATCTTCCCGGACGCCGACGGCTACCCCGACGTGGAGGCGCTGCGCGCGGCCCTCTCCGAGCGCACGGCCGCGATCATGGTCACCAACCCCGAGGACACCGGCATCTACAACCCGCGGATTCGCGAGTGGGTGGAGCTGGCGCACTCGGTCGGCGCGCTGGCCTCGTACGACCAGGCCAACGCGAACGGCATCCTCGGCATCACCCGCGCCCGCGACGCCGGCTTCGACGTGTGCCACTTCAACCTGCACAAGACGTTCGGCACGCCGCACGGCTGCGGCGGTCCCGGCTCCGGCGCCAACGCGGTGTCCGAGGCGCTGGCGCCGTTCCTGCCCGGCCCCGTAGTCGAGAAGGTCGGCGACCGGTACGTCCTCGACACGGACCGCCCGCAGTCGATCGGCTCGGTCGCGCCCTTCTACGGCGTCATCCCGAACATCGTGCGCACCTACGCCTGGCTGCGCGCGCTCGGAGCGCCCGGGCTGCGGGCGGTGGCGGAGACCGCCGTGCTGAACAACAACTACCTGATGAAGCTCGTCCTCGACATCCCCGGCGCCAGCGCTCCGTACGCGACCGGCCGGCGGCGCATCGAGCAGGTGCGCTACTCCTGGCAGGAGCTGTTCGAGGAGACCGGCATCAGCTCGGAGGAGATCGGCATCCGGGCGAGCGACTTCGGGATGCACTACTGGACCAGCCACCACCCGTACGTGGTGCCGCAGCCGTTCACGCTGGAGCCGACCGAGTCGTACTCGAAGGCCGAGCTGGAGGAGTACGCGCGCGTGCTCGCCGAGGTGGCCCGGGAGGCGCGGGAGACCCCGGAGGTCGTCCGCACCGCCCCGCACAACCAGACCGTGCACCACACGCACCACGACGACCTGGACGACCCGGAGCGCTGGGCCGTGACCTGGCGCGCGTACCGGCGCAAGCACTTCGGCGAGGGCGCGGCCGTCGAGTCGTCGGCGGTCGAGCGGGAAGCAGCGGTCGTGTGA
- a CDS encoding NAD(+)/NADH kinase, with product MTIGLIVNPVAGLGGPTGLAGSDGVAVQQEALRRGGRRRAGDRAVEALRVLAAAWPDAAVPTAAGPLGEDAVREAGLMPQVAYVPAAAPSPVTTPDDTARAAAALAAAGATLILFAGGDGTARDVARGLPHSPALPLLGIPAGVKMYSACFAVGPAAAGAVAADWLRSPLTTAEAEVLDLDEELLRAGRPDPRLFALVPVPVAAGRTQARKAATPASAREAVRRAAAGAVDRMRPGVRYLIGPGGTTAELGRLLGLDTSPLGVDVVTIDADRNSRLLARDVTEQQAFEAVRDHDAQAIVTVIGGQGFLLGRGNQQLSARVVAALGASPLLVVATEQKLIDLAGRPLLVDTGDPALDLRLAGHVRVTTGPGSASLYPVSAASAAPTEGVPECV from the coding sequence GTGACGATCGGTCTCATCGTGAACCCGGTCGCCGGCCTCGGCGGCCCGACCGGGCTCGCCGGCAGCGACGGCGTCGCGGTGCAGCAGGAGGCGCTGCGCCGCGGCGGCCGTCGCCGTGCGGGCGACCGGGCGGTGGAGGCGCTGCGGGTGCTCGCGGCGGCGTGGCCGGACGCTGCGGTGCCGACCGCGGCGGGCCCGCTGGGGGAGGACGCGGTGCGGGAGGCCGGGCTCATGCCACAGGTGGCATATGTGCCGGCGGCAGCACCATCCCCCGTCACGACCCCGGACGACACCGCCCGCGCCGCCGCCGCCCTCGCCGCGGCCGGGGCCACCCTGATCCTGTTCGCCGGCGGCGACGGCACCGCCCGGGACGTCGCCCGCGGGCTGCCGCACTCCCCCGCCCTCCCCCTCCTCGGCATCCCCGCCGGCGTGAAGATGTACTCCGCCTGCTTCGCCGTCGGCCCCGCCGCGGCGGGCGCCGTCGCCGCGGACTGGCTCCGGTCTCCGCTCACCACCGCCGAGGCCGAGGTGCTCGACCTCGACGAAGAACTCCTGCGCGCCGGTCGCCCCGACCCGCGCCTGTTCGCGCTGGTCCCGGTCCCCGTCGCCGCGGGACGCACGCAGGCGCGCAAGGCCGCCACACCCGCGAGCGCCCGGGAGGCGGTCCGCCGCGCCGCGGCCGGCGCCGTCGACCGGATGCGTCCCGGCGTCCGCTACCTGATCGGCCCAGGCGGCACCACCGCCGAGCTGGGGCGCCTCCTCGGACTGGACACGTCGCCGCTCGGCGTGGACGTCGTCACCATCGACGCCGACCGGAACAGCCGTCTCCTCGCCCGCGACGTCACCGAGCAGCAGGCCTTCGAGGCCGTCCGGGATCACGACGCCCAGGCGATCGTCACCGTCATCGGCGGCCAGGGCTTCCTGCTCGGCCGCGGCAACCAGCAGCTGTCGGCGCGCGTCGTCGCGGCGCTGGGCGCCTCTCCGCTGCTCGTGGTCGCCACGGAGCAGAAGCTCATCGACCTCGCCGGACGGCCGCTCCTGGTCGACACCGGCGACCCGGCTCTCGACCTGCGGCTGGCCGGTCACGTCCGCGTGACCACCGGACCCGGCAGCGCGAGCCTCTACCCTGTCAGTGCCGCGTCAGCGGCCCCCACCGAAGGAGTACCCGAATGCGTCTAG
- the csrA gene encoding carbon storage regulator CsrA, whose product MLVLTRKAGERVLIGDDIVVTILDVRGDGVRIGIDAPRGIRIQRDEVVKAVSEANQEAAAATADDDPETLIKKSLGL is encoded by the coding sequence ATGCTGGTATTGACGAGGAAGGCCGGTGAGCGCGTGCTCATCGGGGACGACATCGTCGTCACCATCCTGGACGTCCGCGGCGACGGCGTGCGCATCGGCATCGACGCCCCGCGCGGCATCCGCATCCAGCGCGACGAGGTCGTGAAGGCCGTCAGCGAGGCCAACCAGGAGGCCGCCGCCGCCACCGCCGACGACGACCCCGAGACCCTGATCAAGAAGTCCCTCGGCCTCTGA
- the gcvPA gene encoding aminomethyl-transferring glycine dehydrogenase subunit GcvPA, with amino-acid sequence MTHPFVHPYVPNTAPESRQAMLDAVGAASVEEFYADVPADLRLGRDLDLPEPLIAEQDLVRHVGGLLRRNRAVEPGRLFLGAGTYNHAVPAVVDEVINRSEFLTAYAGEPYEDHGRFQALFQYQSLMGELLNLDVVNVPTYDGYQAAATALAMATRITGRRGIVLVSDAHPDKLSKVRDYLLPVADLTIVPTVDGVADVAAAAALIGVDTAAVWVETPSFHGALETAVRELADAAHAAGAVLVAGTDPIGLGVLASPADHGADIVHGDIQSLGLHPWFGGAHGGFIAVRDDTRFVMEMPSRLFGLESTDVPGEYGFGDVAYDRTSFAVREEGKEWVGTAAALWGIAAGVYLALMGPQGMAELGDTLMSRTAYARQALTALPGVEAADGAIHFREFVLDLSAASLTAPELVAALRARGFEPGLALDDMRLLVCVTEQNTQTDIDDLAAAFGAALKENAR; translated from the coding sequence ATGACCCACCCCTTCGTCCATCCGTACGTGCCGAACACGGCGCCCGAGTCGCGGCAGGCCATGCTCGACGCGGTCGGCGCGGCCTCCGTGGAGGAGTTCTACGCCGACGTCCCCGCCGACCTGCGGCTCGGCCGCGACCTCGACCTCCCGGAGCCGCTGATCGCGGAGCAGGACCTCGTCCGCCACGTCGGCGGCCTGCTGCGCCGCAATCGCGCGGTGGAGCCCGGCCGCCTGTTCCTCGGCGCGGGCACCTACAACCACGCGGTGCCCGCCGTCGTCGACGAGGTCATCAACCGGAGCGAGTTCCTCACCGCGTACGCCGGCGAGCCGTACGAGGACCACGGCCGATTCCAGGCGCTGTTCCAGTACCAGTCGCTGATGGGCGAGCTGCTGAACCTCGACGTCGTGAACGTACCCACCTATGACGGTTACCAGGCGGCGGCGACCGCGCTCGCGATGGCGACGCGGATCACCGGCCGCCGCGGCATCGTGCTGGTCAGCGACGCGCACCCGGACAAGCTGTCGAAGGTGCGGGACTACCTGCTCCCGGTCGCGGACCTGACGATCGTCCCGACCGTCGACGGCGTGGCCGACGTTGCCGCTGCCGCTGCGCTGATCGGCGTGGACACCGCGGCCGTCTGGGTCGAGACGCCCAGCTTCCACGGCGCGCTGGAGACGGCGGTCCGAGAGCTCGCCGACGCCGCGCACGCGGCCGGTGCGGTGCTGGTCGCGGGGACCGACCCGATCGGGCTGGGCGTCCTCGCCTCCCCGGCCGACCACGGCGCGGACATCGTCCACGGGGACATCCAGTCGCTCGGCCTGCACCCGTGGTTCGGCGGCGCGCACGGCGGCTTCATCGCCGTCCGCGACGACACCCGGTTCGTGATGGAGATGCCGTCGCGACTCTTCGGGTTGGAGTCCACCGACGTGCCCGGCGAGTACGGCTTCGGCGATGTCGCCTACGACCGCACCTCCTTCGCCGTGCGCGAAGAGGGCAAGGAGTGGGTCGGCACCGCCGCGGCGCTGTGGGGCATCGCCGCCGGCGTGTACCTCGCGCTGATGGGGCCGCAGGGCATGGCCGAGCTCGGCGACACCCTCATGTCGCGAACGGCATATGCCCGCCAGGCGCTCACCGCGCTGCCCGGCGTGGAGGCGGCGGACGGCGCCATCCACTTCCGCGAGTTCGTGCTCGACCTGAGCGCCGCCTCCCTCACCGCGCCGGAGCTCGTGGCCGCGCTGCGCGCCCGCGGCTTCGAGCCCGGCCTCGCATTGGATGACATGCGCCTCCTGGTATGCGTCACCGAGCAGAACACCCAGACCGACATCGACGACCTCGCCGCCGCGTTCGGCGCCGCCCTGAAGGAGAACGCACGATGA
- a CDS encoding SDR family NAD(P)-dependent oxidoreductase translates to MRLAGKSAIVTGGAGGIGRATSLAFAAEGARVAVVDLQQEAAEAVAAEIRAAGGEAIALGADVSAEADVERVVAAVVEAFGGVDVSFNNAGIIRRTTAVETTVEEWDRVFGVNVRGVFLMCKHVVPVMAAAVKGSIINTGSGWGLKGGGQAISYCASKGAVVNMTRALAIDHGPQGIRVNSINPGDVNTGMLRDEARQLGQETGSFLAEAAERPLRRMGEPAEIAAAVVWLASDESSYVTGTALVADGGGIA, encoded by the coding sequence ATGCGTCTAGCCGGCAAGTCCGCCATCGTCACCGGAGGAGCGGGCGGCATCGGCCGCGCGACCTCCCTCGCCTTCGCGGCGGAGGGCGCCCGCGTCGCCGTCGTCGACCTGCAGCAGGAGGCGGCGGAGGCCGTCGCCGCCGAGATCCGCGCGGCGGGGGGCGAGGCGATCGCGCTCGGCGCCGATGTCTCCGCCGAGGCCGACGTGGAGCGCGTGGTCGCCGCCGTCGTCGAGGCCTTCGGGGGCGTGGACGTCTCGTTCAACAACGCGGGCATCATCCGCCGCACCACCGCGGTCGAGACGACCGTCGAGGAGTGGGACCGCGTCTTCGGCGTCAACGTCCGCGGCGTCTTCCTGATGTGCAAGCACGTCGTCCCGGTGATGGCCGCGGCGGTCAAAGGCTCGATCATCAACACCGGCAGCGGCTGGGGCCTGAAGGGCGGCGGCCAGGCGATCTCCTACTGCGCTTCCAAGGGCGCGGTCGTGAACATGACCCGCGCGCTCGCGATCGACCACGGCCCGCAGGGCATCCGCGTCAACTCGATCAACCCGGGCGACGTGAACACCGGGATGCTGCGCGACGAGGCCCGCCAGCTCGGCCAGGAGACCGGCTCGTTCCTCGCGGAGGCCGCCGAGCGGCCGCTGCGCCGCATGGGCGAGCCCGCCGAGATCGCCGCAGCCGTGGTCTGGCTGGCCAGCGACGAGTCGTCCTACGTCACCGGAACCGCGCTCGTCGCCGACGGCGGAGGAATCGCCTGA